Part of the Grimontia kaedaensis genome is shown below.
GCGCTTCCAACCTCTACGATATCAGGCAACTTCTTCGTAAAAGGTTATACCGAAGCCGTGGTGATGCCAGAAGTCTCGGATAATGACATATCGAACATAGAGAACCCTGCACTTGATCCTAACGGGGATTATAGTTTGACCTCTCAAGGCCGTGTGTTGGCATTCGGTGTTGTTGACGTAGGATTAGCATTGGCGGGGAATCTTGAATTAGCAGGGCAGCGCTTTGCTGTTGGTGTAACGCCAAAATCACAGAATTACTATACCTATCACTACCAAGTCTCAGTTGAGAACTTCGAAGGAGACGACTGGGATTCTGATGCGAACCGCACGGAAGAGAGTGCGTTCAACGTTGACCTGGGCGCAGCATGGCAGACTGGTCCATTCCGTGTTGGCTTCGCCGCCAAAAATCTGATTTCACAGGAAATCAAAACGGTTAACCGAACGCGTGAATACACTTACCATATTGAGCCGGTTTATACCGTTGGTGGAGCATTTGTGACGGATCTTTTTGTTGCAGCGATTGATGTGGATCTGAATGAACAAAAACGCTTCTCAGCGCCAAGTGGTCCAGCTATTGTCGACAATACTCAGCTAGTGCGTCTAGGCGCTGAATTTAATGCTTTTGGTTGGGCGCAATTGAGAGCAGGTTACATCAACGATCTTGAAAATACGCTGGATGGCACCGTGACGTTAGGTCTTGGCCTATCGCCGTTCAATACGGTTCACTTCGACCTTGCGGCCCAACTCATAGATAGCAACAGCTACGGTGGTTCTGCTCAACTGGCATTTACCTTCTAAGGCAATTGGCAGTAGAATATGCGGCTTCTGAACAGGTTGATTTTGAGGTCGTAAATGAACGATATGCCAACGCTGAGCCATGCTGAGCAACAAGAAGCAGCAGAGCGAATTCATGCATTGATGGCTCAGGGCATGAGTAGCGGAGAAGCCATTATGCTGGTGGCCAACGAGATTCGCGAACGCGAAGCGTCCAAAAAAGATGATTAATGTGAAAGCGGCCAATATTTGGCCGTTTTCTTTTTATTTCCTAACGTTATCCTAAAGACTGTAAATTTAACCCTGCATAGCGAAGGGAATTATTAGATTAAAGGGGCGACGTTGAACGATCGGCTAATTCTGGCAAAAACATTCGCTCGTGCCCGTCATGAAGGGCAGAGATATGGAGAGTTTCCCTATTACGTTCATCTGGATGATGTGGAGAAACTGGCGCAACCTTTTGGTATCAACGCAATGATTGTGGCGCAACTGCACGATGTGCTTGAAGACACAACAACAAGTGTGGACGAATTAGTCCATGACTTTGGCGATAAAATTGCTCTGTCAGTCAGTTACCTCACCGATCCTGTCTCGGGGAACAGAAGTGAGAAGAAGCGGCAGCTTAACCAAAGGTTTCTTCAGCTTGATGAATCCGATGAAGCAGCAAGATTGGCCTTAATCGTCAAAGCTTGCGATCGATTATCCAACGTTAAAGCCTGCCGACTTTTCCATCCCGAAAAATTCGCTATGTATCAAGGTGAGCATCCAGAATTTCGCAAAGCAGCTTATCGTTATGGCTTGTGTGAGATGATCTGGTGGGAGCTGGATATGTTGATTGAAGTCGGAGACAAGATAGCCCGCTACTAAGGTGGGATGTCATCAGACCCTAGCAATATATAAAAAAGCGCTCACCTTGAGCGCTTTTCTCTCACTAGTCGCTAAGTTTACTCATCGTCATAGATGGTAGGAATGGGTTGGCGCTTATGCTGAGTGGCATTGTAGATAGCCACCAATCTATCTTTAACACGTTCTTCAACGGCTTTGCCTTCAAGAAAATCATCAATCTCGTCGTAAGTCAGCTGAAGGGCATCTTCATCTGCTTTCTGTGGAGATAGTTCTTCGAGGTCTGCTGTAGGGGTTTTCACAACAAGAAGTTCAGGTGCACCCATGTGCGCAGCAAGTTGGCGGACCTGACGCTTGCTCAAACCAAACAGTGGTGCCAAATCGCATGCGCCGTCACCAAATTTTGTGTAGAAGCCGGTGATGTTTTCGGCTGAGTGATCGGTACCTAGCACCAAGCCACCAACCATGCCTGCGATTTCATATTGGGCTACCATACGGGCACGTGCTTTAACATTACCCTTAACGAAATCGACCTTGGCATTGTCTGTTGGGATAAGACCAGTACCATCAAGTGCAGAAAGCGTTGAAGCATGCAAGCCATCTACACCATCTTTAATGTTCACGCTGACAGAGTGTGTAGGTTGGACAAAGCTGAGCGCTAACTGGGCTTCGTCTTCATCTTTCTGAACGCCATAAGGCAAGCGTACTGCAATGAATTGGTAATCAGATGAACCTGTTTCTTCATTCAGTTGCTCAACGGCTAATTGTGCTAGACGACCACAGGTAGAGGAGTCGACGCCACCACTGATGCCCAAAACCAAAGATTTAGTACCAGAGGCCTTCAATCGGTTTTTGATGAAAGTGATGCGACGTTGAACTTCAAACTCAGCATCGATTGTTGGCAATACTCGCATTTCTTCGCGGATAGCTTGTTCCATTTCAAGACAGACCCTTTTGACGTGTTTCGTTTATTCTGCAACATCCTAAGCTCAAAATCATGATCAATATTGCCTCAAGTTGTAGTTGGTGAAGATTTCACTCTTTAAGCGCGCAAGTCACCGTACTTTCTCACCATATTGATGCAATAACAGACTTGGTAGATGGTTTCTTGTTCATCTAATCCCGCTTTGACTGCAAATTGATTGAAGGTGATAGAGTGAATCGGTTATCAATAGATTATGGATGCAAAAATACATAAGAAAAAATGAGTAAAACGGAATTACGGCAAAACATTGCCATCTTTGGCAGCGCATTTAATCCGCCGAGTTTGGGGCACCTGAGTGTTGTGCAACGGCTCCACCATTTCGATCAAGTACTATTGGTGCCAAGCTTTGCCCATGCATGGGGTAAGCAGATGGCGGATTTTGCTCTGCGTTGTGAGTGGGTCAACGAATTTATTCGCGAAGCAAAATGCGAAAATTTAACGCTTTACCGTGAAGAGGAAACCCTTTGTGAGGAAGAGTCGGTGACCACATGGACTCTACTTAATCATATTCAGCAGCAATATCCCAATTCTGATCTCACCTTCGTACTAGGGCCAGATAATCTTCTAAACTTTTCAAAGTTCCACAAATCGGCAGAGATTTTGCAAAGGTGGAACGTACTTGCTTGCCCTGAAACTTTACCCGTCAGAAGTACGGCGATCAGGGAGCGTTTACTGGCAGGGAAATCTATCGATGACCTAACTACGCCAGCACTGGCTAACAAATTGACGTCTGACGACTTCAGCCAATAAAAGAAACAACGACTTTATCAGCGCAGTATTTTGATAGACCCTTTGGCGTGATCCCGACGCGCAAAGGCACTTTGGAGGCGTTTGATAAAGCTAGGGAAGATGCATAATCTTGATTTCTATAATAATACCCAGACTCATTGCGGCGACATTCTTTGTTACGCCGTCACTTTCTACGGCCGCATTTATTGAAACAAGCACTGTCATTGACGGTGTAGATGTCGCCAACTCTATTAATTTTTCACAATCGCAAGATCGCAGTGTGATTGAGTGGCAAGTAAAAGACCAGGTTCTTCCGACTGTTTGGGACAGTTGGAAACATGACTGGGATATTCCGCATTTCCTCTCCACGCAAACTGGCGCTTCGTACTATGGATTTGGAGTATGGAAGCCGGAAGAGTATCAGCAGCAAAGCTTGACTGAGGTGGGGATGGAAGACTGGTTACTGAACCATGGTCTGAATTTCAGCTTTACCACGGAATCAAACAGCAGAGATACCCGATACCGATTTGATATGCGCTGGCATGAAGAAACCAATACCGAGTTCTTGCTTCAAATGCAGGTGCCTATTAAATAGCTCCAATCGTTTTTTCAATCTGTAGCATCAATTCCTGTTCAGTTATTGATGCTTGCTGCGCGATTTTCGCCAATTTCTGGCCTGACTTCAGTTTTTTCACACAATCCCTAATACTGAGCTGGAGTGCAATTTGTTCTCCAGAAAAGCCAGTCAGTTGAAAAATGCTCTGGTCCTTTTGCTTTTTTTTATCATTCAAGTTTTCAAGCTTTGTAATGGCTTCAGCCAATTTTAAGGTGTTTGCATCGTACCTGTCGTTTGGTGACACCGTCGAAAGATAATCTCTGGCACATCTTAAAAGGCGACCATGAGAACCAGACCAACTTCCATTGGTTTCCAGATTTAGTTGCTGTGCTATACCTTGGAGGAGTAGAGATGGTAAAACATAACCTGCGGAATTTGGCAGCACGACAGTTGAACGCACAGAGAAATCAAGCGTTGAAACGACGGAGCCTTGCAGAATGGTAACGGCGCTCAAGCAGCCTGTGGGCAGCCAGAACCCTTGGCCTTTACAAACAGGTAGTTCCAATTTTCCAAGACGGATCAGGGCCAATCCCTCGTGGACCAGGATGTAAGAAGACTGAGGCTGCTTTTTTCGAGGGCCGACGATGAGATGGTCTGCTTTTTGGTGCAAAAACTCTATGGCTTGTTTCATGTTAACCTTCTCTCATTGCAAGGCGCACATAGTCTTTGGTTTTCAAGGGGAGATCAAGCGCGGTGAATCGTCAAGTATGGCTTGTTGTCTAAAAATACATCGAGTTGTTACAATCATTAGTAACTAAAGTGAGGTAAGACCTCCAACCTCTGTATAATGGCGATTAAAACAATGTTCGAAATCCCATATCTGCGTAAAATGGCGCAGTTTTTATCGGAGCAAGTAGAATCACGTGCAACAAAATAATGATCCTTTCTTAGAAATTCGTCCTTACAATAACGATGAGGTGCCTGGTGCGATTGATCGTCTCATCGAAGACGAAGAATTCATCTCAGCCATTTTAAAGTACCGCTTCCCACAGTTTTCTGGCATTGCTGGCTGGCTTCTTAAGCCGATTTTGAAGCGATACCTACATTCCAAGTGGAATAAAATCAAAACTGTTCGTGACGTTCAACTCCATATTGCCACATACATGGATTCAATGATAAAAAGCACGTCGGAAGGTTTGACGACAAGTGGTTTGGACAAGTTGGATCCTAACAACAGCTATTTGTTTGTTTCTAATCACCGCGATATAGCGATGGACCCAGCGATGGTCAACTGGTGTCTGCATGAGAATCAGTTTGATACGGTTCGCATCGCCATTGGTGACAACCTGCTTAAAAAGCCTTGCGCAACTGAACTGATGAAACTGAATAAGAGTTTTATCGTTAAGCGCTCTGCGAAAGGCCCACGAGAAATGATGAAGGCGTTGGGTCAGTTATCTGCTTACATCAAAGCCTCTTTGGATGAAAAGCAGTCTATTTGGATTGCGCAGAGAGAAGGTCGTGCGAAAGACGGCAACGATAAAACAGATCCTGCGATTTTAAAAATGTTCTTCATGGAGGGGCGTCGTCAGAAAATTGAATTTGCTGACTATGTGGCTTCGCTGCGTATAGTTCCGGTGACAATCTCTTATGAAAACGATCCATGTGATGCAGCAAAAGCGAACGAGCTTTACCGCAAGCAGCAAGAAGGTGGATACGAAAAGGGTGAGTTTGAAGATATCGAAAGCATCGTTCAAGGCATTGTTGGCCAGAAACGCAGAATCCATGTCGCGTTTGGTGACGTGATTGGTAACGAGTTCGATTCACCTGAAGCGCTGGCTGTAGAGATTGATCGCCAGATTTATCAAAACTATCACTTGTTCCCAGCAAACTATATTGCTGCGGGCAAAGAGCACAGCTCAATCACCGATAGTGACCGCGCCCAGTTTGATAGCAAGCTTTCGTCATTGCCAGAAGGTGTAGCTCAGATTGTTAAGGCAATGTACGCGATGCCGACCGATAAAAAAGCTGACGCATAATATTGATTTATAGAACGAAAAGGGGATGTGACATTGTCACATCCCCTTTTTCTTTATCAGCTTAAATGACTCGAATATTTTCAGAAAGGAAGTCTACAAAGTGTCTGACCTTCGGTGCTAAATACTCTCTACGAGGGTATACGGCATAAACGGGCAGCTTCAATGTCGGCTTCCAATCCTTCATCAATATCGTCAATTCGCCATTCTCAATTTCACTATCCAATAGATAAGTAGCGATATAAGCGATGCCTACGCCTGACTTGGTCGCCTCCAAAACTGCCGGGGCATTGTTAATGCGGTATGAGCCTCTGACAGTCACTGATTGCTCGCTACCATCTCGTTTGAATGGCCATTGATCATAAGTGCGCTGGACACTTTGATAGGTAATACAATT
Proteins encoded:
- a CDS encoding conjugal transfer protein TraF; amino-acid sequence: MKKSLLAFSIALISMPALAANYSIDTRIDAMGGAGTAAADFLSAGFHNPALVAMDPDSSFGVLFPVIGLQYRDPDKLVDGLEDFGGVFDTFQADPTNSDNRTNAANALRNLQNKLAYVSGGIGGAIALPTSTISGNFFVKGYTEAVVMPEVSDNDISNIENPALDPNGDYSLTSQGRVLAFGVVDVGLALAGNLELAGQRFAVGVTPKSQNYYTYHYQVSVENFEGDDWDSDANRTEESAFNVDLGAAWQTGPFRVGFAAKNLISQEIKTVNRTREYTYHIEPVYTVGGAFVTDLFVAAIDVDLNEQKRFSAPSGPAIVDNTQLVRLGAEFNAFGWAQLRAGYINDLENTLDGTVTLGLGLSPFNTVHFDLAAQLIDSNSYGGSAQLAFTF
- a CDS encoding YoaH family protein, which encodes MNDMPTLSHAEQQEAAERIHALMAQGMSSGEAIMLVANEIREREASKKDD
- a CDS encoding phosphohydrolase, whose protein sequence is MNDRLILAKTFARARHEGQRYGEFPYYVHLDDVEKLAQPFGINAMIVAQLHDVLEDTTTSVDELVHDFGDKIALSVSYLTDPVSGNRSEKKRQLNQRFLQLDESDEAARLALIVKACDRLSNVKACRLFHPEKFAMYQGEHPEFRKAAYRYGLCEMIWWELDMLIEVGDKIARY
- the nadE gene encoding ammonia-dependent NAD(+) synthetase; its protein translation is MEQAIREEMRVLPTIDAEFEVQRRITFIKNRLKASGTKSLVLGISGGVDSSTCGRLAQLAVEQLNEETGSSDYQFIAVRLPYGVQKDEDEAQLALSFVQPTHSVSVNIKDGVDGLHASTLSALDGTGLIPTDNAKVDFVKGNVKARARMVAQYEIAGMVGGLVLGTDHSAENITGFYTKFGDGACDLAPLFGLSKRQVRQLAAHMGAPELLVVKTPTADLEELSPQKADEDALQLTYDEIDDFLEGKAVEERVKDRLVAIYNATQHKRQPIPTIYDDE
- a CDS encoding nicotinate-nicotinamide nucleotide adenylyltransferase; translation: MSKTELRQNIAIFGSAFNPPSLGHLSVVQRLHHFDQVLLVPSFAHAWGKQMADFALRCEWVNEFIREAKCENLTLYREEETLCEEESVTTWTLLNHIQQQYPNSDLTFVLGPDNLLNFSKFHKSAEILQRWNVLACPETLPVRSTAIRERLLAGKSIDDLTTPALANKLTSDDFSQ
- a CDS encoding 1-acyl-sn-glycerol-3-phosphate acyltransferase, whose amino-acid sequence is MQQNNDPFLEIRPYNNDEVPGAIDRLIEDEEFISAILKYRFPQFSGIAGWLLKPILKRYLHSKWNKIKTVRDVQLHIATYMDSMIKSTSEGLTTSGLDKLDPNNSYLFVSNHRDIAMDPAMVNWCLHENQFDTVRIAIGDNLLKKPCATELMKLNKSFIVKRSAKGPREMMKALGQLSAYIKASLDEKQSIWIAQREGRAKDGNDKTDPAILKMFFMEGRRQKIEFADYVASLRIVPVTISYENDPCDAAKANELYRKQQEGGYEKGEFEDIESIVQGIVGQKRRIHVAFGDVIGNEFDSPEALAVEIDRQIYQNYHLFPANYIAAGKEHSSITDSDRAQFDSKLSSLPEGVAQIVKAMYAMPTDKKADA